The Streptomyces halobius genomic interval GCGATTGGCTCCCGGGGACCGTGACATCCGCGGCTTGCGCCGCCGGCCCCGGAAGCCCGGCCATATAGAGACCGGACCGGGTTCTGGCCACGATGCGCGGGCCGAACACCGGCCCTCCGCGTCCTCCGTGCGGTACGCACGAACGTCCGTGATGTGCAAAGGGCCTCCCGGGCGGACGGCCGATGCCGCCCGCTGAGATACGACGCCCGATGTCTGATTCCGGACGCCGACCTGCCAGGGATATTCCCTCGAAGCCCCGCCCCCATGCCAGTGCATATGACACATACCTGGTGAACCTTGGGTTACGGGTGATCGCCGGGCTACGGTTCCCCGCAGCGAGCCGCCGTCACTTGAGGGGGCGTCAGAGCGGCGTCAAGGGTGGCGGTGTGAGCGACATCACTCCCTGCCGGCCCCGTCTCCGCAGCGGGAATACCGCCCCGACCCGTCGCGTTGTGGCGTCCGCACCCCTTAACGGTTCTGTTCGACCAACCCTGAAGGCTTCCGTCGGCCACCCCGGGGGCCCGCCCCGGCCCCGTCTCCCGCACCCCGCCCCGTCAGCCGCCGTAACGGCGATGCCGCGCTGAGTAGTCGCGCAGCGCGCGCAGGAAGTCGACCTTGCGGAAGGCCGGCCAGAAGACCTCGCAGAAGTAGTACTCGGAGTGGGCGCTCTGCCAGAGCATGAAACCCGAGAGCCGCTGCTCGCCGCTCGTACGGATCACCAGATCCGGGTCGGGCTGGCCACGTGTATAGAGGTGCTCGGAGATCTTCTCGATGTCGACGGTCTCGGCGATCTCCGCCACGGAGTGGCCGCGCTCGGCCTGCTCCAGCAGCAGCGAGCGCACCGCGTCCGCGATCTCCTGCCGGCCGCCGTAGCCGACGGCGACATTCACCAGGATGCCGGTGTTCTCGTCGGTGGTCTGCTCGGCCTCCTTCAGCACCTGCTGCGTCGGGGTGGGCAGCAGATCACGGTTGCCGACGTGGTGAACCCGCCACCGGCCGTCGGCCGCCAGACCGCGCACGGTGTTCTCGATGATCCCCAGAAGCGGGGTCAGCTCGGCCTCGGGCCGGTCGAGGTTGTCCGTCGACAGCAGCCAGAGCGTGACGACCTCGACATCGGTCTCCGCACACCAGCCCAGCAGCTCGGTGATCTTTTCCGCACCCGCCTGGTGGCCCTGCTCGGTCGTCCGCCCGTCGGCCCGCGCCCAGCGGCGGTTGCCGTCCAGAATGACACCGATGTGCTTGGGCACCTGGGTGTGATCCAGGCGGCCCTCCACCCGGCGCGCATACAGCCGGTAGGCCAGATTCCGCAGTGCGGTCGGATACGGGATGCGCACCCCGGAAGATCGCAGCATGTGTGGTCCAGCCCCTCCGTGCCTGAATGGCGGTCAGCCCCGCGTCGCCTCAAGTGAGCAACTTTACTTCTCGCGTGTATCAAGAGCCCAATCAGGTCTGTCACAACTACGTGATAGGGAGATGACCATGACTGGTACATCTGACTACCGCGCCGCGGAATCACGCTATGACTCCATGGAGTACCGGCGTACCGGCCGTAGCGGACTGAAACTCCCCGCTATCTCTCTGGGGCTGTGGCACAACTTCGGGGACGACCGCGCCCTCGCCTCCCAGCGGGCCATTCTCCGGCGCGCCTTCGACCTGGGCGTCACCCACTTCGATCTGGCGAACAACTACGGTCCGCCGCCCGGATCCGCCGAACTGAACTTTGGAAAGATCTTCGCGCAGGACTTCCGATCCTACCGCGACGAGATCATTCTCTCCACAAAGGCCGGATATCGGATGCGTCCCGGTCCCTATGGCGAATGGGGATCGCGGAAATATCTCCTCTCCTCGTTGGATGCGTCACTGAAGCGTATGGGCGTCGATTACGTCGATATTTTCTACTCGCACCGATTCGACCCGGACACCCCTTTGGAGGAAACGATGGGCGCGCTGGCGTCCGCCGTCCAGCAGGGCAAGGCGCTGTACGCCGGCGTCTCGTCCTACAACTCCGAGCAGACCCGTGAGGCGGCCCGGATCCTGCGCGCGATGGGCGTCCCGGCGCTGATCCACCAGCCCTCGTACTCGATGATCAACCGCTGGACCGAGGACGACGGGCTGCTGGACACCCTCGAAACGGAGGGCATGGGCTGTATCTCCTTCGCACCGCTCGCCCAGGGACTGCTGACCGACAAGTACCTGAACGGCGTCCCCGAGGGCTCGCGCGCCTCGCAGGGCAAGTCGCTGGACCCGGATCTGCTGTCGGACGAGGTGGTGCGCCGGCTCCGCGGGCTCCACGAGATCGCCGTCCGGCGCGGCCAGACGCTGGCGCAGCTGGCGCTGAACTGGGTCCTGCGCGACGAGCGGATGACCTCCGCCCTGATCGGCGCCAGCAGCGTCGCCCAGCTGGAGGCCAATATCGCGGCCCTCGACGCCCCCAAGATCACGGACACCGAACTGGCCGAGATCGACGAGTTCGCGAAGTCGACGGAGGGTGTGAACATCTGGGCACGGCGAAGCTGAGCGGTCGGCCCCGCCCGCCGCGATACGGAACGCGGACAGAAGCGGGCCGGTGCGGAACAAAAAGCGGGCCGGTCCGTGGGGGGGATACGGACCGGCCCGAGGGGGGGCTTCCACCATAACCCCACGGGAGGGGTGCTGCGCGCACGAGTCGGGAACACGGCGTGGCTCCGGTTCCGGGAGGGCTCGGACCGGAACCGGTTCCGGGGGCCTTGGAACGACTCCGGTTTCGACAGGCCGCGACCCGACCACGACCCGGCTCCGGTTCCGGGGCCTCGGGCCGACTTCGGGGACCTCACTCCGGGCGGCCTCGGGTGCGTCCGGGTGCCCTCGGTGACGACGTGGATCTGCGGGGCGGCTCGAAGGGACTCGCGGGACCCGAGGGGACTCGTCGGAACTGGTGGGAACTCGTGGGGACCCGTGGGGCTCAGGCCGCGGCGCCCAGGAGGAGTCCGCAGAAGGCGCCTGTGATCATGAATGGTCCGAGCGGCATGGTCGCCGTGCGCTGTTCCCGGTCCGCTCGCCGCAGCCGCCGGGCCAGCATCAGCCCGGCTCCGTACAGGGCGCCGAGCAGCACCCCCGCCGCACCGCCGACGACGACCGTGCGCCAGCCGTACCACCCAAGGGCGATCCCCAGGCCGACCGCCAGCTTGACGTCCCCCAGCCCGATCCCCGCCGGGTTGACGACGAACAGCAGCAGGTAGAACGCGCCGAGCAGCAGGCCACCCAGCAGCGCCCGCCGCCATGCGCCGGGCTCCCCCGTCAGCCATCCGACGAGGCCCAGCGGCCCCGCCGCCAGGGCCGCGAGCGGTAGCGTCAGCTCGTCCGGGAGGCGGTTGACCCGCCAGTCGACGACCGTCAGCAGCACCGTGACCGGTGTCATGATCAGCCAGGCGGCGAGCTCGGGCCGGGGCCCGGTCGCCGTTGCGAGGGCCGCGCAGGCCAGCGCGGTGACCGCCGCCGTCAGCAGCGTGCGCGGGCCATACGTGCCGCAGTCCGGGCAGCGCCCCCGCCCGAGCCAGCCCCGTGCCACCCCGGTGATCGCGTGCTCTCCGGGGCAGACCGCGCGCCACTCCTCCTCGGGCTCGACGGCCAGCCGGTGGGCGGGCCGCGGTATGAGCAGGCCGGCCGCGGCCCCGTAGGCGGCGGCGAGAGCGACGAGAAGGGGCAGTGTCAGGGGCACGGGTTGACCTTAGAGGGCGGACGTGGCCCGTGGGGTCGGGTGTGGCCCCTGGGGGCGAGCGTGGTCCCTGGGGGGCGGACGTAGTCCCTGGGGGGCGGGCATGGTGTGTGGGGGTCCTGGTGACGTATGTCGGGCCTGGAGCAGGAGCGTTGGCGGTGTTGGGGGGTGGGGAGTTGGCGGTGTCGGGGGTGGGGAGTTGGCGGTGTCGGGGGTGGGGAGTTGGCGGTGTCGGGGGTGGGGAGTTGGCGGTGTCGGGGGTGGGGAGTTGGCGGTGTCGGGGGTGGGGAGTTGGCGGTGTCGGGGGTGGGGAGTTGGCGGAGTTCGGGGAGCCTGATAGAACGCTTCGCATGGCGCGTTGGGAGAACGGCCCCGGGATCTTGCATGTCACGGACGCGGCGATTCCGCTGGAGATCGCGGCGTCTTATCGGGCGCGTACCCGTGGGCTGTCGGGGCGTGACGGTGTGGAAGGGGCGCTGCTGCTGACGCCGGCGAGTGGTGTGCATACGTTCCGGATGCGGTTTGCCATTGATGTGGCGTATTTGAGCCGGGACTTCACCGTGCTCGCCGTGCGCACCATGCCTCCCGGGCGGATGGGACTTCCCCGGCTCCGCGCCCGCCACGTCCTGGAGGCGGAGGCCGGAGCGATGGCGCGCTGGGGCCTGCTGCCCGGCCTGCGGGTCATGGTGGGGCCGGACCGGCGGCGGTTGGGCTGACCGCAGGCGTCCCTCAGGGAGCTACGAGCGCAACGCCACGAGCGTGACGCCGCGAGCGTGACGTCTCAGAACAGCGCGAGAGCGGTGTCTCAGAACGCCGCCAGCGCCGCGTCCGCGACCGCCTCCAGGGCCGCGCGGTCCACGCCGGCCCGCGCGGAGACCCGCAGGCCGCCGACGGAGGCGATGGCCAGGTGGGCGAGGGTACGGGCATCCTTGTCGGCCGCGATGTCGCCGTCCCGCTGACCGGACTCGATCACCGCGCGGAGTGCCTCCAGCCGGATGCCGTAGTCCCGTGCCAGCGCCACCGCGACCGGCTCGTCATGGGCCGACACCTCCACGCAGGTATTGACGACCAGACAGCCCCGGCCGTCGGCATGCCGTACGAACTCGTCGTCGATCACCCGCTGGAGCAGTGCGCGGATCTTCCGGCGCGCGGGCAGGTCGCCCTCCAGCAGCTCGGTCAGCTCGGCGTTCTTGCACTCCATATAGCGAGCCAGGGCCCGCTCGAAGAGATCGTGCTTGCTCTTGAAGGTGTTGTAGATACTGCTGCGCCCCAGGCCGGTGGCCTCGCACAAATCCTGGGTGGACGTCGCCTCATAGCCGGCGGCCCAGAACGCCTCCATCGCGGCGTCGACCGCCCGTTCCTCGTCGAACTTCCTGGGCCGAGCCATACCGGAACGTTACCACGTATTGGATCACGCAGTCCATTACGTAGGCGCCGGGGAGACCGGGGCTCGCACCCCTCGGCCCCGCGCCTGCCTGCTGCCTCGATCGAGCACTGCGATCCGCTCGGTGACGACGGCATCTCAGCCGTTGCACGCATGCTCCTGGCCAACGACACGGAAAATCTCCGCGGAACACACATCCATTCGCCCGTCTCACGCGTCTCATGGGCAAGCGGCACACCCATGTGGCCGCCATGCAGGGGCGTTTGGAGTATCTATTTTGAAAAACGGCATTACAGGCATGCGTCGTGCGTCCGCGGTCGTCGTCACCGCCGGAGCCGTGCTGGCAGCCGGGGCGTTCGCCGCTCCGGCGCAGGCCGCCACGCTCAAGGCGCCCGCGATCACCGCCAAGGGCGGCTTCGTGATGAACAACGGCACCGGGAAAACCCTCTTCACCAAGACCGCGGACACCCGTCGTTCCACCGGCTCGACCACCAAGATCATGACGGCCCGGGTGGTGCTCGGCCAGAAGAACCTCGACCTGGATTCCAAGGTCACCATCCAGAAGGCGTACAGCGACTACATCGTCGACAACAACTGGGCCTCGTCGGCCCGGCTGATCGTCGGCGACAAGGTCACCGTCCGCCAGCTCCTCTACGGGCTGATGCTCCCGTCCGGCTGTGACGCGGCGTACGCGCTGGCGGACAAGTTCGGCACCGGGTCGACGCGGGCCGCGCGCGTGAAGTCGTTCATCGGCAAGATGAACGCCACCGCCAAGAGCCTCGGCCTCAAGAACACCCACTTCGACTCGTTCGACGGCATCGGGCGCGGCGCGAACTACTCGACGCCGCGCGATCTGACGAAGCTCGCCGGCAACGCGATGAAGTACTCCACGTTCCGGTCGGTCGTGAAGACGAAGTCGACGAAGCAGAAGGTCACCACGAAGAGTGGCGGCTACCGCTACATGGAGTGGACCAACACCAATACACTGCTGGGCAGTTACCGGGGCGCCATCGGTGTGAAGACCGGTTCCGGCCCCGAGTCCAAGTACTGCCTGGTCTTCGCGGCGACGCGGGGCGGCAAGACGGTCATCGGCACGGTCCTCGCGTCCTCCTCGCTGGCCAACCGCACGGCGGACGCGAAGAAGTTGCTGGATTACGGGTTCAAGAAGTAGGCCACAGAATGTAGGCCGAAGCAGTAGGCGAGCAGGCCGGAGAGCCCGAGGCGGCCTTCCGGCCTGCTGTCGTCAGGACGACGCGCGCGGGAAGCTGATCTCCACACGGCGGTTCTTCTCCCGGCCGGCTTCGGTGGAGTTGTCGGCGATCGGGTACTGCTCCCCGTATCCGCGGATCTGGAAGCTGACGGACGAGTCGAGGCCCTCGGCCAGCTCCCGCTGGACGGCATCGGCCCGGTCCTTGGAGAGGGCGAGACCGTGCGCGGCCGAGCCGAGGTTGTCGGTGAAGCCGAAGACCCGCAGGCTGGTGGCGTTCTGCTTCCTGACCTCCGCGGCGATGGTGTCGATACGCGTCAGCGCGTCCGGCGTCAGCTCGGCGCTGTCCTTGCCGAAGAGCACCTCGGCCTGCAGCGCGAAGGTCACATTGTCGTTGGTGTCCTGGCGCCGCTCGGAACCGTCGTCGGTCTCCACGACGGACTTGATGTTGAGCACCTTGGACGGGGCGAGCTTGGCGCCCTGGACCATCCTGAGGTCGGGGTCGTGCGGGTCGATACGGACCGGCGGAGTGGAGTCCTCGGTCAGTCCGGGCGGGTCGGCCTGGGCGGCGGGGGCCGTCAGCACCGCGGTCAGCAGCAGCGAGGCGGCTACGGTCACGGCCGTACGGGACGCGCGGGTGGCGCGGGCCGCCCGGGGGGCACGGGTCTTCCGGGTCGCGGTCATCTGCCCGCTCAATCCGTGATCTGCACGCTGGCAGGCGGCATGGTCGGCAGCTGGAAGTCGACCTCGGTGACCTTGGCGGGCGGCGCGGGGAACTGTGCGAAGATCGGGCGGCTGGACCCGGGCATCAGCGCATTGAGAGCCGTGGTGCACAGGCATTCGCCGTTGGTGTCCCGCAGCACCAAGTACCGCTTCTTTCCGGCCTTGTCGACCAGTGTGGCTCCGGAGATGGAGGAGCGGGACTTCAGCTCGGTCTCGTTGGACCGCCAGTTGACGGCATTGAAGACGCGGGTACCGCGGTTGGTCACGGTGCCGTTGACCGTGACGAAGCCGCCGGTGTCACGGGCCACGGAGTGCAGGGTGATAACGATCCCGTCCGGCCCCTTCATCTCGCCGACCACCTGGTCGGAGTCGGCCGCCGGGGTACCGGGACCGCTCTCCTTCGGGGCGGCGCTGTGGCCGGCCGGCGGTTTCTTGCCGTCCGTCGCCTTCGCTCCGCCCTCGCCGCCTCCACAGCCGGCCACGACGAGAGCCAGGCCGACAGCGCTCGCCATGGCGACCGCTCCCCTGGCGGCCTTCGTGGTGCGCCGAATGTTCATGGATGCGATTCCTTTGATCGTCGAATGCTCGGGTGGCGGGAGCAGGACGGAGCCGGTCAATGGGCGAGGCGTACGGCGAACAGATCGGCTGCCTCGGGAAGATCGTGGAGGTTGTCGGGGTCGAGAATCCAGTTCTTGCCGTCACAGGTGATCTCGACGGGCACCGGCTTGTCGTCCTTGCCCTTGCCGCCCTTGCCGTCCTTACTCCCCTTGCCGTCGGCGGCCTTGTCGTCGTCCGGCGAGGCGGGATCGATGGTGCAGCGAGGCACCACCACGGCCTTGGCCCCGGCCGACGCGTGCTTGTGCTCGGTGCCCGGAATCACCGAATCACCCACGGTGTTACGGGTCTTGACCGTGACGCTGAACGAGGTGGGCCAGGAGTCCGGCGTACAGCTCGTGACGGACGCGTTATTGCGCCCGGCGAACCAGCCCGCGTTCTCGCACGCCCCTTCGGAGGGCACCCCGCGCCCGTTGAGCAGGTCCTCCCAGCCCGTACCGTCGCCGACCGCGTCCAGAAAGCCCTCGCTCAGCAACTTGCGGTACTTCTGGCCCGCGGCCAGGGCTGCCGCGTCGGCTGCCGTCTGCGCGCCGTTGCGGGTCGCCGCCGCCTGCCCGACGGCGAAGAACGCGAGCGCGAGAAAGAGCAGGCCCCCGACCGCCACGATGTAGAGCGGGAAAGCCTGCCCGGCGTCGCGCCGTCCACGACGCGTGAGAGGGGCCGTCACGGCCTCAGTGGCGATCAGATGCCGACTACCTCGGAAATCTTGTTGGCGATGGCGGTCGCGATCTGCCCGCCGAAGTCGGTGGTCGACAAAACCAGCACGATCGCCACGACCACCGCGATGATGCCGAGGTATTCGATCGAGGTCTGTCCCCGGTCGTTCCCCAAAATTCGCCGCTTCGCCATCATCTTCCCCTTCATGGGCGGCCGTCCCCCTCTGGTCCGGCTGGTCTGCCCCCGTGATGCCGGCGCGTTCGTCCGCGCGCGTGTCACGAGAAAAGTATGCCGGAAAAGGGTTCCCGGAACAGGGATCGCGGACCCCATCCTCTGTCGGGCAAGTGAATTCTCGGATCAACGGCGCGTTTCGGCCACTCAACCGCACCACGGTCACCCCCGTTCCCCCCTCCGGGACCATCCGACACTCCGACACTTCGCGGACCGCCGCCCCACCCGCGCCACGGTGCGAGCGGAGCCGTCGGCCATCCACTGTGGCACAACTCGTTGCTCTTGCGAAGGCGTTGGCCAGAAGCGGGCCGCAGAGCGTCCTCATCCGGCCGTGGTGATGTGCATCCGCAAGCACCGGGCCGATGGAGCGGCAGCCCTGGTCAACGGTCACTCGCCCATCAGGGAACCGAAGTCGGTGCCCGATCCCAGGAAGAACCCGGCGATCAGCAGGATCATCGTGGCCGGGACCATAAAGGTGGTGATCACCATCGTGGCCTTGGGGACCGCGCGGGCCGCGCGCCGGCGGGCGTTCTGGGCGTCCGTGCGGCGCATGTCGTTGGCGATCTGGATGAGGGTCTCGACGATCGGCGATCCCAGCTCCTCGCCCTGCTGCAGGGCCGTCACGAACTGGGCGACCTGTTCGGAGTCATTGCGTTTGCGCAGCTCCTCGAAGGCGGTGCGGCGGCTGACGCCCATGTCCATCTGGCGGAGGGTGATCCGGAGTTCGTCGGCCCAGGGACCCTCGTACTTGTCCGCGACCCGGTCCAGTGCCTGACGGAATCCGAGTCCCGCGCTGACGACGACGGCCAGCACGTCGAGGAAGTCGGGAAGGGTGCGTTCGATGGTGTCCTTGCGCTGGCGGATCGCGGCCCAGATGCCGACCTCGGTCCAGAAGAGGCCGAACAGCACCATGAGGACGCCGAGTACGGGCTGGTCGCGCAGGAACATCACCAGCGCGCCGAAGAAGCCGAGGGCCCCGTAGACGGCGCGGCGGGCGGCGTAGCGGTCGACGGTCAGGCCGCCGGGGTTGCCGGCCAGGTCGATCCGGCGGCGTACCCGGGCCACGCGTTTGTCGCCCATCAGCCGCAGGACGAGCGGTGCGTAGCGCATACCGGCGCGGTCCACCACCGAGCCGACGGCCGTCGTACGTGTCGAGCCGACCTCCAGGGACAGGGCGAGGTCGGGCGGGAGTCTGGCTTCGCGGCGGTAGAGCGCGATCCCGCAGCAGATGCCGACGACCGAGAGGGCGAAGGCGAGGGCCAGCAGGACACCGATTCCCATTCCCATGGCTCCCTGACACCTAGACGTCGATTTTGGCGAGGCGGCGAATGAAGAAGAAGCCGAGGCCGTAGAGGACGAAGGCTACGACGACGGCGAGCTGGCCGAGGAAGGAGGAGGTCATCCGGTCGATGGCGCCCGGGGCGATGCGGTTCATCAGGAGCAGGGTGCCGATGCCGAGCAGGGGGACGACATAGGCGGTGACGACGACCTGGGAGAGCTGGGTGCGGACCTCGCGGCGGGTCTCCTTGCGCTCCTCCAGGGTCTTGGTGAGGTTGCGCAGCGAGCCGACGACGGTGCCGCCGGCGCGGTGCGAGAGCACCAAGGTGGTGACGAGGACG includes:
- a CDS encoding isoprenyl transferase, with the protein product MLRSSGVRIPYPTALRNLAYRLYARRVEGRLDHTQVPKHIGVILDGNRRWARADGRTTEQGHQAGAEKITELLGWCAETDVEVVTLWLLSTDNLDRPEAELTPLLGIIENTVRGLAADGRWRVHHVGNRDLLPTPTQQVLKEAEQTTDENTGILVNVAVGYGGRQEIADAVRSLLLEQAERGHSVAEIAETVDIEKISEHLYTRGQPDPDLVIRTSGEQRLSGFMLWQSAHSEYYFCEVFWPAFRKVDFLRALRDYSARHRRYGG
- the mgrA gene encoding L-glyceraldehyde 3-phosphate reductase, with product MTGTSDYRAAESRYDSMEYRRTGRSGLKLPAISLGLWHNFGDDRALASQRAILRRAFDLGVTHFDLANNYGPPPGSAELNFGKIFAQDFRSYRDEIILSTKAGYRMRPGPYGEWGSRKYLLSSLDASLKRMGVDYVDIFYSHRFDPDTPLEETMGALASAVQQGKALYAGVSSYNSEQTREAARILRAMGVPALIHQPSYSMINRWTEDDGLLDTLETEGMGCISFAPLAQGLLTDKYLNGVPEGSRASQGKSLDPDLLSDEVVRRLRGLHEIAVRRGQTLAQLALNWVLRDERMTSALIGASSVAQLEANIAALDAPKITDTELAEIDEFAKSTEGVNIWARRS
- a CDS encoding prepilin peptidase — protein: MTLPLLVALAAAYGAAAGLLIPRPAHRLAVEPEEEWRAVCPGEHAITGVARGWLGRGRCPDCGTYGPRTLLTAAVTALACAALATATGPRPELAAWLIMTPVTVLLTVVDWRVNRLPDELTLPLAALAAGPLGLVGWLTGEPGAWRRALLGGLLLGAFYLLLFVVNPAGIGLGDVKLAVGLGIALGWYGWRTVVVGGAAGVLLGALYGAGLMLARRLRRADREQRTATMPLGPFMITGAFCGLLLGAAA
- a CDS encoding DUF192 domain-containing protein; amino-acid sequence: MARWENGPGILHVTDAAIPLEIAASYRARTRGLSGRDGVEGALLLTPASGVHTFRMRFAIDVAYLSRDFTVLAVRTMPPGRMGLPRLRARHVLEAEAGAMARWGLLPGLRVMVGPDRRRLG
- a CDS encoding TetR/AcrR family transcriptional regulator yields the protein MARPRKFDEERAVDAAMEAFWAAGYEATSTQDLCEATGLGRSSIYNTFKSKHDLFERALARYMECKNAELTELLEGDLPARRKIRALLQRVIDDEFVRHADGRGCLVVNTCVEVSAHDEPVAVALARDYGIRLEALRAVIESGQRDGDIAADKDARTLAHLAIASVGGLRVSARAGVDRAALEAVADAALAAF
- a CDS encoding D-alanyl-D-alanine carboxypeptidase family protein, producing the protein MKNGITGMRRASAVVVTAGAVLAAGAFAAPAQAATLKAPAITAKGGFVMNNGTGKTLFTKTADTRRSTGSTTKIMTARVVLGQKNLDLDSKVTIQKAYSDYIVDNNWASSARLIVGDKVTVRQLLYGLMLPSGCDAAYALADKFGTGSTRAARVKSFIGKMNATAKSLGLKNTHFDSFDGIGRGANYSTPRDLTKLAGNAMKYSTFRSVVKTKSTKQKVTTKSGGYRYMEWTNTNTLLGSYRGAIGVKTGSGPESKYCLVFAATRGGKTVIGTVLASSSLANRTADAKKLLDYGFKK
- a CDS encoding OmpA family protein, which codes for MTATRKTRAPRAARATRASRTAVTVAASLLLTAVLTAPAAQADPPGLTEDSTPPVRIDPHDPDLRMVQGAKLAPSKVLNIKSVVETDDGSERRQDTNDNVTFALQAEVLFGKDSAELTPDALTRIDTIAAEVRKQNATSLRVFGFTDNLGSAAHGLALSKDRADAVQRELAEGLDSSVSFQIRGYGEQYPIADNSTEAGREKNRRVEISFPRASS
- a CDS encoding pilus assembly protein TadG-related protein, which produces MTAPLTRRGRRDAGQAFPLYIVAVGGLLFLALAFFAVGQAAATRNGAQTAADAAALAAGQKYRKLLSEGFLDAVGDGTGWEDLLNGRGVPSEGACENAGWFAGRNNASVTSCTPDSWPTSFSVTVKTRNTVGDSVIPGTEHKHASAGAKAVVVPRCTIDPASPDDDKAADGKGSKDGKGGKGKDDKPVPVEITCDGKNWILDPDNLHDLPEAADLFAVRLAH
- a CDS encoding DUF5936 domain-containing protein; translated protein: MGIGVLLALAFALSVVGICCGIALYRREARLPPDLALSLEVGSTRTTAVGSVVDRAGMRYAPLVLRLMGDKRVARVRRRIDLAGNPGGLTVDRYAARRAVYGALGFFGALVMFLRDQPVLGVLMVLFGLFWTEVGIWAAIRQRKDTIERTLPDFLDVLAVVVSAGLGFRQALDRVADKYEGPWADELRITLRQMDMGVSRRTAFEELRKRNDSEQVAQFVTALQQGEELGSPIVETLIQIANDMRRTDAQNARRRAARAVPKATMVITTFMVPATMILLIAGFFLGSGTDFGSLMGE